The genome window AGTAACAATACTATTTGGCATTAATAGTTAATGTCTGAATGGTCAATACTGTGTCAGAAATGCATATTTATTAATGACGTGCCGTTCAATTAAAAAGCAATTATGGTGATTGATGCTCCATTTTAAGTGGCTCCTCAGTAATGCAACATACTGTACGGGACATGAATGTAGCCAACTATAACCTATTCTGTagaacatctacagcagtctaTTTTCCTGAATCGGCTTAAGTAGGCAATGCATTGCAACAACTTTTTAGGATTTTGTTGAAATGGTCATACTACAAAGAAACAGCACACTAGACGTAATTAATCATTTGTGCTGCACGATGTAGTACCACAGTAAGATGCAAGCACAGCTCCAAATCCTCCATATCGGCTCAGCCATGAGACGCAGCAACAGCTTTGCCTCAGCATACTGAACACCATAAGCTTAGTTGACTGAATAATTATTAGACAAATGTGGTATTGCCtgcatgattttgtttttttatttcttgtgtaTAAATAACATTGTGGACTGTATTTTTTGTATCATTGAGATTGtgactgttgtttttattatattgtacataaaaagcactttattttaagttttttaagataaatgaataaaatacatgttttgacaAATTCAAGTGTGTGACCATTTTATGCTGTAATTTGCTGTTTCGTCATGGACTTTTAACGTAGAACTAacgatggtcaaatgaagcctCATTAAGCTTTGTGTACCAAATTAACATTTCTTGAGCCTTTTGCTTTAAACCGAGAGCGGCATCttgtgggctcagaaaataaatgaaatggccCCAAAGCTTCCTgaggcttcatttggccatcactacttgAAAGTGAAAATGGCCCAATTTAATACTAACTTTGTATATCATTttagatgtaaaaaaaacaaaggtggagtataaaaaacattgttacaATTGCACATGGACAAAACCTAAAATAGTGCATCCAAacagtattaaaataaatttaaaaagaaacaaatggcCTTTAAAACAACAGTTGTCTTCTCCCTTGGAGTGTTGTCATCAAACTGATTTATTGCCTTAATACATATACTCAGTTTCGTGTTCATTTCATTAATTCATTGCTGCTGTTAAAATCAAATTCATTGGGTATAAAgtaaatttacatttatattgcaTTTTCCTAAAAAGTTTGTTAAAAGAAATCATTTCATTTGGCagttaactgtttttattttaagtcatGCTTGCATTAGCTGATTTACATCAGATGTTTGATTTACATTTGGCCACCTCTGGCTCATTCTTAAGCTGCTGGGCTACCAGTTGACTTGAAACGTCATACTCATGCAGGTGTACAGAGTGGCCATTATAACCTGACACTTGTCCTTACTACTCTCCTGACCGGCTCATGCCAACATTCTGTGCTAAAACAGCTCCAACCTCCGCCTTATGTGTTAGATTTTTTAGTAATGTTGATTTAACATAGGTTTGCTGATGATGCTGGTGAGATGAGCCTTTTCCTCACAACACTGAAAGTGCCGGTTATGAGCAAGGCTTGAGCTCCGCACACCTAgttacagtctttttttctgctcactggtcatggatacacacagttaTTAAAGGGCAGCCCTGTAATAAACTTTGGCTGTGGGAATCAATATAtagttattttttatgtgtCTGCCAACCTGTTTACCCAGTAGGGATAGGGACTCTGTGTCACATTGATTCTCTGCTTGATCAATGTACAGCACAGGTAAGAAATGGGTTTGGTTTTTTCTCTCTCCGCTAGCACTGTCCTCATATCAAACCAAAATGTATCTAATTCTCGGGTCAAATCCACATCACGATGACTTGAATATCAAGGATCAAGGCCATAAAAGAGGTCTGTCTGCAAGATCTGTCCATGCCCTTACTCACAGTTCATCAGtacttctttttaaatgtattctttctggaacatttaaacacattcagTTGAGTTTTTCTTGTCTATTCTTGACCACAGTTACGGAAAAAATTAGGCAACTTCCTCTTCCACTTCCTCCGACACTTGTGTACCGCATATCACTGACCATCATTTGGACAAGACATCTGCCAACATCCAGCCTGTTTTGGATGGTTCCTAATTTACTGTATTATATAAAGGCCACAttgcagatggagagagaaaaatgtatCATCTGTCATTGTTGTGTAATGACAGATGTTATCTGAATATTTAATAATCCACGAGCAATggtaaagtgttttttaaaaagcatgggTGAGTGCAGTCGAGGGCAGTGCTTGGCCTTGGCATgctattctgtttttgttttgtgataaACAGTCTTCATGGCAGCTTTTCATCTCTTGATTTTCTGAATTtgtttgatgtttaaaaaaagataaattgtgattttttttcaattttacaaTGCCATCTATCTAGACTAATTTAGTTAGCATCCAGTTCAGCTGTTGAAAAGGGCAGGTTAGACCAGAGTAAAGAGCTGTACAGAAAGCAAGCAATATTAATTATTACTTTTCCCTTCTTACATCTGTTTGTCAAAGCAACAATTCAGTCATTGACTTTCAGTGGTCATTTTCTGTTTACAATATGTTTGCTCTTGACTACTTCTCTTGCTtgtgtgcaaaagaaaacatttattaCATGTAGAAATTGGCAAGTTATCTATTATTCTATTTTACATTCATTAAAATCCTGTCCTGTGCTTGGATCTACTTGTATGACTGTTTGTGAGTATTATAATCAGACACTATGCTGACCTCATCAACATCTGTTCCTCATCTGTTGTCCCTGTCAGTGATTCCACATAGTTTGATGAATATAGCCAGTGTGCttggtaataaaaaaataaaaaggaaagacacaatttttttgtttttctacaagACAATAGGGTTCCTTTAATGGTGTTGCACCAAGATAATCTCCAAAGCACTGTCTCATAAAATAACCAAAGCTGACCCATTCATTATTGGCTATTAATGTGTCCGCAACAATAGGCAAATGAACTGGCCAGACTCGCTGACTCAGCAgtaaaaaaaaccacaacaatatATTATAACTAATTAGTAACTAACTGACACATAGTGATACATGTGTCAATTAGTCACTGATGTCGTGATCCATATCGTTAACCTATACATCATAAATTGGATTAAATCAAGAACAATGCTGTAGTTAAGGCCTAaacatgtattgtatgtatttcatgtatttttaatatCTTATTGTTataatctgtctgtctgtgagtctgtctgtatgtgtctgtctgtctgtctgtctgtgaagctgtctgtagttctggtctttctgtggtctgtctgtatctgtctgtctgtgagtctgtctgtatgtgtctgtctgtctgtgagtctgtctgtatgtgtctgtctgtctgtgagtctgtctgtatgtgtctgtctgtgagtctgtctgtctgtgagtctgtctgtttgtctgtctgtctgtttgtctgtctgtctgtgagtctgtctgcctgtttgtctgtctgtctgtggagtCTGTCGTTGTTTTGTCTGGAGTCTGTCTGtcgttgtctgtctgtctgttgtctgtctgtctgttgagTCTGTCTTTCTTCTGCCCtgttttgtcttcctgtctgtgCGTCGcggtctgttgtctgtctgtctgtctgtttgtctgtctgtctgtttgtctgtctgtctgtgagtctgtctgtctgtgagtctttctgtgagtctgtctgtctgttaattGCATATCTCTCGAACCGTTAGTCCGATGGATTTCAAACTTGACAGGTGTTTTGCTACGGGCACGGGTAAGTGGATTGCCAAGTTTGACGTTCAaaagatattttaattttttaattttaattttaatctgtttattgatccccaatggggaaattataaatataatataatatataacattatAATATTTGCACctacaatacaaaatacaccTCAGACCCACAAAAAGGTGCAAAGTAGCACTAGGGCCTACTTTGGACTGTTTTCAACTTTGAATAAACAATAAACGACAATTCCCGAATTTAAGGACGTTTCAGAATCCCACACATGCAAACCCAACCAGCTACAGACAACAGGTGGAAGACAGAGCAGCGTGATGCCCGTTGAGCCAGGCTGGTTTTTTAGTCACATCGTTGCAAATATCATGATGATGCATCATTCCACAAAATGGTTTGTCTTCTGTATAATCAAGTTATTCAACATGCTATCTATCAGGCTACAGGAATGtctatgttgtttgttgtggtaGAATCCACTTTTCCCATCCATCAATTACAACCTCTTTGTCTCATTGCATATAGGTATGCATATCTAATAACACGGTCAAGATGAAGGCCTACATCAAGATCAGTTTCCATTTTCCTTTCAATGACCAATTTACATCTACTAAGATGGCTCTTAGTAGAAAATCAAGACTaggaaagtaaaaaaattacaacacaaagcaTGTCCACTGAGTCCTCTGTCACATCTGTATGTGCTTGCATCAGGGCATGTAATTACAACGTATTTCACTATTAGGCACTGATGACAACGTGCATGTTCATGGACACGCTGAAATCGACCCCAGAGTCAGTATTCAGTTTAGCCTCTGCCTCAGACCCAGAACCACTCTCTACATGGACAAAATGCTGTGCAGGAAACCCTGCTGAGACAGGACAGTGCACTGTGAATACATCTCACCTTATTGATGTCCTAACACCCCTGCTGAGACAGAGATAAGCTGCCAGCAGAAATAATAGGCTCTTTCCCTCACAGactgcccgtgtgtgtgtgtgtgtgtgtgtgtgtgtgtgtgtgtgtgtgtgtgNNNNNNNNNNgtgtgtgtgtgtgtgtgtgtgtgtgtgtgtgtgtgtgtgtgtcaggataTCCAGAGCTGACTGTGACTGTGCAGAGGACTCTCATCCAACCTCCTCTTTCCTCAGAGTGACTCagggttaaaaagaaacaaacctaaaacattatctttttttctcacactttcagcccatgtctgtctgtctttctgtacTTCTGAAACCAGCTAAATCTTGACATATTCTTTTGATGCTCTCTGACAGATTCCATTTTCTTACAACACCAGCCGCTCATCTGCTGTCACCGACCATTTGATGAAGAGCAAAGATGGTAATTTGCTATTCATTATTAACAAATCACTGCGCTGTGAAAAGGGCCTTTTATTTGCCTCAGCCTTGATAACAATTACAGTCATGTTGCATTTCAGCTGTGATTGCATTGCTTATTTGTTGATGGTGAAATTGAAAAGCAGATTTAATTTCACAGTCAATGAAAGGAGCTGGAATTTAAATCATTCCAAACCTAACTTCCCAGGTCACACACCATCTCCTCTCTCCTGGGTATTCTCATGATAGTTAATACTGTTGAACGGATAATGATGGATAATGATCCGCTAATAACCCAAAACATCTCCTAATTAAAGAGAAACTTCAACCAGAAATAGAATTCACATGTTTTCTTATTGTCCTTTCAGTGTGGTTCAGTGCTCCTTTTTATATTTGCcaaattaaagaaatagtttaatattttgggaaatattctTATTCACTTATTCTTACTTAATCTGATGTCTGTACGATagatatgaagctacagccagctgGCGACTAGCTTAGCTTAGTACAAAGATTTGAAGGAAACGAGGGGAaaaagctagcctggctctgtccaaaggtaaaaaaatatatatatctacctTCGAGCACCCCTAATGTTCACCAATTACAATCATATATCGAATGTAGTGTCAAAACATCACAGACAGTGCCAGACTATTTCTTTGCAGTAAGTTCATTGGCCTTCAACAGAGACCAATACATAAGCTGGAAGATTTCCCTTGATGTAAAACTATTTCGTTAATGTCCTttgattctgtttttttgcctaatactgttaaaaatgaaatatataaatGGAGCTCAAATTCAGCAGcttttgcttttcattttggAAGGTTACCGAATGTTGCATGAACTCTAGGATTATAAAcgtgtgtaaaatgtgttttgggaTTGTGCATAATTATTAATTTCCCGCCATGTCTAAGGCAATCTCAGAGGCCACTTATTTAGATCCAAAGATCACAATCACTTACCAATTTCTTGTGgacaaatacacatatacatcaCATATGTGAACATGCACAGATTTTCtacatgcatgcaaacatacacaccTGCATGTCTGCTGACTCTCTAGttcataaaaatacataatgCAGTAAAATTAGCTTCAGCTTCTGAATTGCCATCATAAGAAGCAGTCGTGTGTGCAAGGGTTAAGAAGtgcaaaaccattaaaaaaagagtgaaGCAGGGCAGGAAAAGCACATTGTCTGCATTacgccacatacacacagtctTGAAAGCATTTCacgattttttttcccctataCTGTTCtgttaatatataattatatacatCATATATTGAAATTGCAAttgtattattaaatatttacataCGTATCAAAATTTCATTAGCGTGCAGCAGCAGGAGAGAATTACATCAATCTAATAGTTAAGGTTTGATGTATGTACTCCTGCCGCATCATTATTTATGGTAGTATAACTATGAAGAGACAGTTTCTTTGATAAGGCATTGTGTACACACGTAATTAATTGTAACGTCCATAATTCATTATGCAGTCATTGTCTAAGTGGTTGCAGAAGTGTCAGAGATTTacacttttcaaaaaacatgcattattAAAACACTGTGCCCCCCGTGGCTACCATCAATCATATGATGAACATGATAGGTAATTCTTGCTTTACGTATTTGATTTTTACCATTTGCGACAATGATGCTGGTATTGTTTTcacctagtgtgtgtgtgtgtgtgtgagtgagtgggtACACATATTGTAGCGTGAACTACTGCAGAGGGGCGGGTTTGAATACTTTGCTGGGTGTTTATATGTCTGCAGCAAGATTCTGTTCCCCTCAACAGAGTCGCAACCGTGCAAAATGCCCTCACGGAACTTTACAGCTGTGTAGGGGAGATGAAACTGAGGGCTAAGTTCGCTAATGAGTGTGGTATAACTTTGATTGAGATGATGATAAAATGGAATGATGAAATGTGACAAGAGGTCCCAGACCCAGGACAATTATGTTATTGTATGTGTCTTgggtgtgtgtaatgtgtgtaataacaacagagtgtaaattgtaatttccccttgcggggaATAAAGTAtaccttattattattattaaattattggcTAACGGAGCCAACAGAATTCCCTAAAAAACTAAATTCTTATCACAGCAGCAGTCTGGATAAATTATAATCTGGGGAAAATGAGTTGTTGACACTCTCAGAGACAGTATGCTAACAGTGGACATCCAGAGACTCCCACCTGAGCTCCTGAGTACAACCATAGCATTAACACTGTTGGCTACTACCTTGTAATTAAGGGGTAGCATGTCTAGATCTCATGCTCATGACATGAAATGACATCAAGCATGTcaactcattttttttctgccctACAAAGCTCTGAGCCCTGTGTGTTTCACTCAGAGCTAGACTACATCGGAACAAGACCAAGCAAGAGCATTGAAAGCCTGCCAGTGGGACCTCTCACCTGTGGATGTATACTGAACCATCAtacaaatagatagatagatagatagatagatgtttattgatcccaaggaaaaatgggaaattcctgtgttacagcagcaaaatcagtcacaaagcaNNNNNNNNNNataaatataaatgaaatactaggaaaaatatacatacatacaatatacatgagataataatacaaataaagtaaagtaatgtgtaaaatgtgatgATATTCAACCTTTTTAAGTAGGGATGGGACTCGTCTAAACCATTGATTAGCATTGATTATCTCCCATCAGTCCCAGAGGTTTTCTTTGACCCGTTGtaattttcttgtgtttttttttacttttgaaggTCATTTTGGATGAACATTGACAGCTTTTATTTGCACATGTACATAGCGAAAGCTGACTTGATTTCTGAAATGCAAATGTataagtcaaatttgactttgCTTTGATTGAATGACTATACCCATCCTTCCTGTGGGTAATTGTAGGCcatattttacagtacattgtTGTCCATCTTCTTCCCAATTTGTACTTTGACACGGAACTATTCAACATTGTAAATACCATAGCAACAGCTCTCTTACAACAATGCATTTTTACACAGTGCTCCACTATCTCAACAAGTTCAGCAGAGAAGGCATGAGGAGACGAAGCTTCTTGTATTATAATTAGACAAGCTGACACTCGTCTTCTCtttgcattctgcattgctCATCATTACTGAGCTCCTCTCTTGGTATGTTTTAGGAAAACTTGCCAGAACCCACAGTCAAGTATGTTGGGCCTTAAGCTTGAATTTAAGAAAAATCTAGCCAAAGCTGTAAGTAGAGTATCATGGATGATAGCGGATAAGGTTGGAATTTTCTCGAATTTAAGCAACTTGCTGATTCTGCATTTGTTCCTCATCACTATTCAGCTCTTGAGCTACTTCCCCTGCTATCTGAGATGGGGAAAAGCTAAACTGGTGACTTAATTATACGCCCTGTAATCTGAGAACGGAGGGTACAAAGTCACTGGATTTCAGTTAGCAGACACACAGTTTATTGACTAAAAATAGGCCCAGCTGTAGCTCACTCTATAAAAATATCAGCAAAATGCACTTTGTGCTTATGTTGGAGGACGACAGACGTAATACAAATGTTCTGCAATAGCAGAAAAGGTGTTTGTTTGCTTCATTTCAAAACGAATGAATAACATGACTCAAAAGCCTTTTTCAAAAGACCTTTAAATCCTAAATTGACACATAACTCCCAAACTGTATGTGCTCTTGTAACTGTCTTGTGCAAAGAGAGGACATTATAAACCataagcaaagcagtcaaacaCAATTCATCTGCTTTCTATTCCGAAAAACCCAATGTTCACCAGTTAGAGTAGGCTACAGATACAAAATATCTTGGTGTGTGCTTCCACCTAGTGGTCAGCCCGCCACTACAGTAGGCTGTTATTCTGTCTGCGGTCCCACTTTGTTGTTGCAGCGAATTTAGCAGACTGCGGTGTTACACTACCAAGATAGAACACAGATGTATTCTTTGCTTAACCACAATTTGTGTGGGCagaatattgtattgtgttatTTATGGAAAATAGGACTTCTAATAAGCGCAATTATGTACTACTGATGTCAACCATTTAGGGAATACTCTTGAATGTGACTATGTACACTTGTTTACCAGCAGTTCAAAAAAAGTACATCAGAATTCTTGAAGGCAGAAAAGTTGTCAATCAAGGCGccaattaaatgaaataagcAGCAGAACAACAGCAGACTCTGATTTGGCTGTTTTTTGGGATGACATGGTCCTCAGGGCTGGATCCGAATATTCGTTTGATGGTTAGGTATTCGACTTTTAATGTTGGGATTCGAATATTcctgttagtttttttaaacttgcatGCAAGCTGAAATTCGCTGCGGTACTTTGTCGTCCCCTAGTCGCTGGCTAACTGATGCAACACTGTGTTGTCTGTCTCCATTTCTATGTTGTCCAAAGTTGTTAACACTacaaaggtaacaaaacaaaaaacaaaacacaagcatcGAACTGCCCAAGGGTGTGTGTAACAGGTGACTATGACTTGCATTAGCAAAGCATTCGCTTCATCTCTCGCTTCCTCGCCTTTTATTGTCTCcctttttacaaaagctgcatTCAAGTGCTGTTGGAAATGTTGGTTTCCCCCTCCGTGAGCGAAACTTTGAAGATTCGCTGTTGAAAAGCAACGAAGCTTCGAaacttgaaaaaatgtattccgTACAACAGAGTTCTCACTGTACCCGTTTTCTCAGAAGACTAGGCTGTGATAGGCTGGTAAACTGTTCGATGTGTTTGTTGCCACCGTGACCTGTACTACAGGATGTTTCTATGTCCACATAGTACTGTGCCCATAATAGACTCATGTACTTTTCTAGGAAGCAAACCTATGAGATATTGATGGaagcatactgtacagtacCTGCAGCACGGATACATCCACTGTTTATCCTGTAAACTCACCATGCTGAAAGTCACCAGTCACCATTTCTATTAAATAAAGATTCATGATATTATATAGATTTTCTTAGAAATAGCTCATAATAAAACTAGAACAAATGGTTTGTCTTCTCTTGTCAGATTGTTGAGTGCATCACCATGAACCATCTTTGTTCAAAGCTGATGATGATGCACCTAATATAACAGAAACCGGCACATTAATCAAGGACATTTTTGATTATACAGTTATACTAGCAGGTCCAGTATTAGtgaattaataaaacaatatttatccCAGCTGTCTGTCTAGCAAGTGCTATTTATAAAACGCACTTATGTGCCGAGGTTTTACTGGATTTAAGGGCCGCAGtaaaatcatattttatattacatCACAGCAATTACTCCccttttgtttgttaaaatctACATTAGCTATGCTTTTTTAAGTTTCATTTTCATCTGAATGAAACCAAATCAAAGCATGAGGTCAAATTATCCAAATACTCTGACAAATAGCTAGCAATAGTTTATTTACTGATGTGATGCCTTGTCATCTGCCATTACATGGTTTCTATAAATTGCATCTTAATGTGatgctattaaaaaaaaagatgctacGAGATGTAACCAACATGATTAAAAAGTAAACATTGGCCTTTTAATTCTTCCAAAACAGAATTACAGATTGTGTAAATATTACAAAAACTGTCTTCAGAATAACTGAAGCGAGCATGAATTAAAAAGATACACTTTATTTGAAACCAGCAGGGGACATTTTTGTACAAAAATACACAACTGTTACATAGGTGTTTCGTGTCGAGAATTGTTCATCTTTCTCCAGCTGCTTACACCACTGATGCTCCTTTGCATGCAGCACCAACATGGAACCATTTTCTTGCTCAGACATAATTTCAccaagtaaaaataacaaatccaACAAGCAATGTCATTTGCCATAGGGAAGAAAGTAGGATCCTAAATTCTTGAGGCTAGACAAAAATGACAGATCCATTCTCATAAATATCAGGAAGAATGCTGAACGTGGGATGTTATTGAAGCACAGTTGAATTTGTCTTTGACTTCATTCTTTACTTGGACTTGGTGTCTTCTTTTCCCCCTTCATTCGCCTTTTTTTGCTTCTGTTGCATTATCTCAGCATCCCTTGGGGAGAGAGGGacatttaaagagaaaatagaCTTTGTACTTTTCTGTAGCACACACCTGTGTAAAGCACGCAACAGTGCACCCTTTATGTCCCCCATGACATCGCTATCTTAACCGCAATGGTCTCTCCGGCTTGCatagctttattttttattttttgttccgCTGCCGCCGGAGGTTTCGCCAggtgtccctcaccttccgctttctttgtgttggcattctaaactccagtCGATTTTTGAGGACTAACTGCTCCTAAGGATCTTTGCAGGGTACAGCCATACCAATCCAAGTTCTTTTTAGCACGACTAAACTTTCATACGtacatgtttcaccaaaacaagttctttcttGAGGCTATTACGCAGAGGCACTGTTGCTCCGTCCggtgcttagcgccacccaagacgattgtgatttgATTTAATGAAATGCCAACACATTAGAGCACGTTTTTCCTCttatcccggaatgctgtgtggagtgcCCAGAACTTTCTCCGCAGTGTTGcggaggatggtctggcaatgctGGACTAACACCATGCTGACAGAGCGGGAATTAGCAGTCAAGCTCGGCTAGCAGTGGCAGGGAAAACTATTGCTCCAGTAAGCAAAACCGAGCTTGTGATTTCAAGAATTcctataatacaaaaaaaaaagcctaactACTTGATTAGCCAGGAGTGAAGTAGTCCACAGAGCCCTTTTATCATTCAAGTCATGCTAAAACACTTTGGTTATGGTGCTGCAATGATCCCCTgctcatgtgtttgtgtgcatcccAATTCTTTAATCTCATGCAGACCAATGCTTACCTCTGCTTccgagcagcagcagagagccCATCATCGCCCC of Etheostoma spectabile isolate EspeVRDwgs_2016 chromosome 1, UIUC_Espe_1.0, whole genome shotgun sequence contains these proteins:
- the LOC116675488 gene encoding small EDRK-rich factor 2, with amino-acid sequence MTRGNQRELARAKNAKKNNEHGKGKRGDDGLSAAARKQRDAEIMQQKQKKANEGGKEDTKSK